The Rhineura floridana isolate rRhiFlo1 chromosome 14, rRhiFlo1.hap2, whole genome shotgun sequence genomic sequence ccaaaacacctttaaaaacatattaaaccaaaacatctttaaaagcgtCTATTTCAAAAACCTTTAAATCCATCTTAAATAGCAATtataacacagatgcagagttcTATCTACTTGAAGAGCGTTTAATATACTGCTTGCCTTGGTATGGGGTGCAGTAGTTTTTTAAGGACAAGCAAAAGGTACGAGATAGCAATTATGGGTGCTGTTAAGTTGTTTACTCCAAGTAAACCCACTGCAGTCAGTGGACTTCCATATAAatggcaatacagtagggccccgctttacagcgttccgctaatacagcagttgtgaattgtagaaaggccccgctttacagcgcttgttccgcttttacggcggttttttgccgccgggcgccattttggtcaatgtaagtcaatgggatccgctttacagcggttttcgctttacagcgggggtccggaacgtaacccgctgtatgagcggagccctactgtaaatGTAGAAACAGGTGGTAGATCAttccatgcacacatacacacacatttaccCTTCTTGCTTTTCCTCCCGGTCAGGCCAGCCTAGATTATGGGATGTATTCTCGTGAGGAGGAGTTGCTGCGGGAAAGGAAGCGCATTGGGACAATTGGTATCGCCTCTTACGATTATCACCAAGAAAGTGGTACGTTCCTGTTCCAAGCCGGCAGTGGAATTTACCACGTGAAAGATGGGGGGCCCCACGGGTTCACGGTGAGTAGAAGGGCTGGTGGAAATCTCTGTTGTCATAAGAGGTGGCTGGGTTTGCTGACAACCTGGGCTCTTCTGAACTGCTCTTTGCCCTGGGTCTTAGGTACTTTGCCCTCGGGAGGGAGAGGGTGAAAGAGAAAGTGCGGTCTCCATCTGGGTGCTGCAAGTGGAGTAAACATTTTGCCAGTAGCCTGAACTACTGGGGGTGAAATGTGTTGCTGATCCCCACCCATCCTCTGAGATCCCCTGGAGGGGCTTTTCTCcagtctcctccccccccccataactaGAACTTTGGaccatccaattaagctgaatgttggaagattcaggacagacaaaagaaagaactacTTCACATGAAAACTgcaatgaactgccttcaagtcgcttctgacttatggcgaccctgtgaatagggttttcatggtaagcgccattcagaggtggtttcccattgccttcctctgaggctgagaggcagtgactggcccaaggtcacccagtgagcttcatggctgtgtggggattcgaaccctgttctcccaggttgtagtccagcaccttaaccactacgccacactgtctCTCTTCACATAGCACAGAGTTAAAACTACGGAATTCACTCTCAGAGGTTGTGGTTCTTCTGCTTCATTGCATGGCCCAATTGGTGTCTGGTGTTATTACACCGATAAGAACAGATTATTTGTTtgaaagtattattatttattggaataCTGCAGTGTTGCTTTAAATTGTGTTTGTGAGATCATATTGTTGTGAGCCCCTGGACTGCCTTTCGCAAAGGAAGATTGTTCTATacatttgaaataataaataaataatccattttCTACACAtcgtttattattatttattatcatcattattatcatttttattatttacttttccttcaaggagcacaGTGTGCTGTACATGGATGTTCCCTTCCtcaatttatcctcacaatggccttgtgaggtaggttaggctatgagacagtgactggcccaaggtaacccagggaacttcatggttccgtggggatttgaaccctggtcccacAAGCTTCTAATCCAGCCACTATATTATtatttgctgctgttattattatcatttggATTTATTATCTACCCTTCACTATCAGGTCCCAGAGCggattagaacaatttaaaattcagtattaaaagcagTTTAGAACAAAGTACGGTAACAGAAATAGGGTAGGAATTACGATCCTCTATTACACCTCCCCTTTTTCTCGCCTTTTTTCTAAGCCAATAAAGCCCAACTTTCACCACAGTCTGGCCTCTTTCTACAAGGCGTTCTCAGAGCCTCAGGGGAGCATCTCACTGGTTCAACAGAGCCCTTTCGtattttcttttcctcccccGGCCATTCTTGCAGAAACAGCCCTTGAGGCCCAATTTGGTGGAGACGAGTTGTCCAAACATACGGATGGATCCCAAGCTCTGCCCGGCAGATCCCAATTGGATCGCGTTTATCCACAGCAACGACATCTGGATCTCCAGTCTAGCAACCAAAGAAGAAAGGAGAGTGACATTTGTGCACAAAGgtaaggtggcctcaggtgcggtgccaggtttgtttgtttcttaagcagattttccaactgcacaaaCTCCCCATCAGACACCTCAcactcaaaaacaaaaaaaagcattGAAGAAATGCAGGGCGTGCTTTGCTGGTTGCTTACATGTCTCAGTGGCAGATCCTCCACAGGAGTTGGTAGTCCTTACCTACTATACAGAAGTGACTCATTTATAACTCTGCCTTAGTTCAGTAACTAACAGGCACTTTAAGGGTATTTCCGAGGATGTGACAAACCATTACCAGCCCCAAGATAAAGGTGCAGAAGAGGAGGTTCTGGCCAAAAAGCTTCGGCTAGGGGGcggtatacaataaataaataaataaaagaacagaaaaaggtCTAATATGGTTTGGACAGCTTGTTTTATGTATGGGAACGATGCACATTCTACCCTTACATAATTTGCGTACCTGCTGCCCCTGCCGTTGCCTGACCTTTAAGTGCTCACACCTTAGTTGTCtcattcccccacccctgtttttCAAACTGCACGTTATCGGCTTTCCAGCTGCGCAACAtttttttttccagttccacGTTTTGTGTCCAGCTGCACACTAAAAAACAAACACTTGGCACGGTGGTGTGACAAATGTGGCTTCCACAAAAGCAGCAGAAATTCACTCAGGTAGAGCatgtgggggaagaggaggaggtttGTCAGCTTTACACGTGAGCCagcagcccactgggtgacccacTCCACTCCTCACGGGCAGAGATAATTCGGCAGAATAGGACGGCCATACGCCTTAGAAGATTTATAAAGCACTTCATTCAAAAAGCTCTCCAAGCAGAGCGCAAATAAAATTAgagataaaacacagctaaagGCCACAGCCCAGTGAAAAAGCCAATGTATATAAAACCATCATCCTAAAAAGCAAGTATGTCTAAAAGCAAATGTACTTAGAACCATCATCATTAACGAAAAAGGTAAActaaataaaacttttaaaacaggtATAGATAGCTAAATGACATGTCTGGGGAGGCTTGCTGGAACAGAagtgttttcagcaggtgtctaaAATAATATAGTGAGGGTGCCTGCTTACCTGTCCATAGGGAGGGAGTTTCAAAACACGGGCTGCTATGCTGAAGGGCAGATTGTTCACACATGCAGAACAGACATTAGGACTGTGCACACACTGTACATATAAAGcaccttttctccccccccagcaagaaccatgggaactgtagtttgcccctcacaaagttataattcttagcacccttatcaaactacagttctcctGGTTTTTGAGGAGGAAatatgcttaaaatgtatggtgtgtatgcagccagttGCTCTTATAAAAGTGCAAGTTCTGCAAATTGAAGCGGTCAAATAGGCATATATGGGACCAGGCGATCCCTTAAGTGGAAGCTCTGCACCCCTCTTCCTCTGAGAGTCCTTGTCATTCTATGTAGAATAATTATGGGCATTTTATGGGTTACCATGCACGTGACAAGCTTTTCATaggtgttttctttttctcagaAAAATAATGTTTGTTGCCTTGCCCTTGTAGAATTTGCCAACATTGAAGAGGACCCCAAGTCAGCTGGAGTGGCTACCTTTGTGCTACAGGAGGAGTTTGATAGATACACTGGCTACTGGTGGTGCCCGGATGCTGAGACAAGTAAGTATGAAAAAATCCGACAAGCCTAGGAAGCACCTCAACCAACCCCTGGTGTTTGAGGCAGACCTGCGTTTGCTTTTATTGCACATTTTCCATGTGTTGTGACAGAGTACTTGCTGTGCAAAGCTGCTCCCAGCCTTTGGTCCTGGAGAGGCGTTTGCAAGTAGCGTTAtgtcctattttatttttaaggttcCTGGAACGGGTTGCTACACGGGCTGTCTtgcattcacagaaacaaaaagcCCTTCACCCTGcatactattaataataataataaattttatttttcagctgcctatctgtccgggttagggacactctaggcgacgaacaacagaataaagcaatacatatacatcaacataatcaaattttaagctaaagaaaccatccgttaattcaattataacataaattaatctgtcccaatcttgtaggcctgcctgaacatccaggtcttcaaggcttggcgatagctggacaaggagggagcatgtctgagatcaaaagggagggagttccagagggtgggggccacaacagagaatgccctctctctggtccgcaccagcctggctgttctcacaggtgggaccgagagaaggtcttgcgaggctgatctcgtcaggcggcacaattggtgattctggaggcgttccttcagatatactgggccgaaaccgtatagggttttaaaggtcaacaccaacaccttgaattgggccctgtagacaactggtaaccagtgaagatctaataacactggggtgatatgctcccagcgacggctatgcgtaatcaagcgtgccgccgcattctgtaccagctgtaatttccggaccgttttcaagggtaactccacgtagagcgcattgcagtagtctaagcgagaggagaccagggcatgtatcacctgagggagcaggtgaacaggaagatagggacgcatatgtaattatttatttggCTCAGTCTGTTTATATTCCACTTCTCTGAGTGTTCTGCTCCGGACAGATAGGAACCTGGTTAAAACTGCCAGTCATAAAACTCAAACAAGGtgcttgtagctcagtggtagagcccttgctttgcatgcagaaggttccaggttcaatcttcgGCATCTCCAGCAAGGGTTAGGAAAGgcgcccctgcctgaaatcctggagagccgctgcaagacataactgagctagatggaccaaatggtcTGTCTCgctataaggcagcatcctctgctcaacaacaacaacaaaatgtcacGTTGCcgtttttattgtttgtaagctgctttgggattCATTTGAATGGAAAGAGGCATAggaaatcagttttaaaaaacacattaaaatcttGAAGCGGACAGCAGATCAATTCATCATTTCTGTGTGGTGCTGTTTTTTTGCAGACAAAACTGTCAGTTCAGAAATGGAGATAGATGCCTCACTCGTGTCAAATGAGGACATGGCTAGTTCCGTCAAGGGATCTTTTATGTTTGCTtcaaaatcggggggggggggcgcggACAAACCTAGGCTTCTGAAGTTTGGTGGGAGGGCTTGTTTGAGGCTGCTTTTTCAGGCAGAGGCCAAGGTCTAATAACTCAGATCCAACCTGACGTCAACTGAACAGATCGTTATCTGGAGAGTTAATTAAGTGAAATGTGTTGATTCTTCTCGTTAGCTGTTGATGGAGGCAAAATTCTTAGAATTCTGTATGAAGAGAATGACGAGTCAGAGGTGGAGATCATTCATGTCGCATCCCCCATGTTGGAGACAAGGAGGACAGATTCCTTTCGGTACCCCAAAACAGGTGAGAGATTCTGCTATTGCATTGAGTAGAGGCTCAGACAAGGGTAGCTTAACTCTAGTtaaaacaaccagcagttcttttccatttttctgtGAATCAGCACTGAAGATTTACTTTTTGACTTTAGAAGTATTTCTGAACtgtttaataaattttaaaactttCTAAGCTGTGTACTAGTCaacataaaaacactaaaaaaaatagtaaaaacaGGGATGAAAACCATACAAAGGTACCAGTGGTACAGGAGCAAACATGGATTAGGGAAAGCCTGGATAAAAAGATATTTCTTTACAAGACGTCTTGAGCAAATAATTGATgatgcttcacatatggcagaggaaaAGGCATTTCCGGGTCATCTGAAGAGGgaaatctcatcaggaggtctgttccacacagcataggaagtggacctttagtgtagtggcaccaatcctttggaattccctccccttaaatattagacaggcgccatctctgttatctttttggtacctactgaagaccttcctctttcaacaagccttttaagtagagactttatcccagtctatgtctgtgctggaattgtttctaggtgttttttaaagatgtattaaagatgtttaaaatatttgtttttgaagatgttttgtttttaagatgatttagtgtttttgtttgctgccctaggctccttctgggaggaggggtgggatataaatattgttgttgttgttattaaatttcaAAGTGTAGGGACAACAGTAGAGAATGCCCATTTTCAGGCCACTGCCCTGTGTTATTCTGTAAATTgttgtgcattgcaaaattccttTGTGACCGTTGGTTGTTATCTTCCATTCTAGGCACTGCTAACCCCAAAGTAACTTTCAAGTTGTCCGAAATAACAATCAATGCTGATGGCAGAGTAAGtctgttgttttgtttcttataAATCTGGTTTTTAAGTCCCTGTGGTATGGCTGTTAGCTTTAATTATGTGTACGATGGCTGTGTTTGTTCTGTGCTGTATATAGCATTTTATTGTACTGCTTTTGTATTTGACGCTGGTTGTATCCAGTTTATTGCATCATGCcttgaaatatatttttattgataacGACAGCTAGAGACTTTATTTCATGAGGCATCTCATAAATATAATAGATGAAATATACCACGAATTCCTTTTCCAAGATGGAATTCCACGCCCCCCCTTAACCCGACCCCCAATGCTTAATAAATCCAGGTTCTAGTTGTTAGCCTGTTAACATCAATAGCTTTGGGATAGCTTTTCTAATTGATATTGCTCCCCCCCTCATCTCTTGACAGATTTCAGACGTTGTGGATAAAGAACTTGTCCAACCTTTCGAGATCCTGTTTGAAGGTGTAGAGTATATTGCCAGAGCAGGATGGACGCGAGAGGGGAAATTGTGAGTCTTCTACTTTTGCCTGTTGGAAgagtcatagaaccatagaatagtagagttcgaaggggcctataaggccatcaagtccaaccctctgctcaatgcaggaaattcaggacagacaaaagaaagtacttcttcacactgtggaattcactctgacaagaggcagtgatggccaccaacttggatggctttaaaagaggattagacaaatccatggagggtaAAGGCTAACaaaaaaggctactagccatgatggctacgttctGCCTCCACCATCCGTTTCTGAATACCAAAATACTGCATACCAGCTTCTGGAAACCAGTCCGGTTTCCAAAACTGAATACCAAACTCCATTCCAAAAGTgaatggaggaagggagagtgctcttgcaggcTTCCTTCCCATAACGGGCagtcgggttggccactgtgagaacagggggctggactagatgggcccctttggcctgatccagcttcagggctcttcttaagttcttatgatgTGAAATCCGCCTTCTTCAGCTATTCCAAAAGGTCTGTGCGTAATTGTTGTTTACTGCTGAGCACCCATTTCTAAGATCttccttggaagcaagtcccatcaGCACTACCCGTGGGGCTTGCAGCGATAGGGGCGCTCGTGTTGTGACCACCATGCTCAGTATTAGCTGCTGCCATGTTCtgattctcctcctcttccctcgaTAGTGCCTGGGCCATCTTCCTTGATCGCTCCCAAACACGGCTCCAGATTGTGCTTCTCCCCTCTGCTTTATTTATACCCGTGGAAGAGGATGCCATGGAGCGGCAGAAACTCTTAGATGCTGTGCCTGACTCTGTTACACCATTGATAATTTATGAAGAAACAACAGACATCTGGATAAATGTAAGAATTTATCATCTTGGGCTAAGACCCAGATATTGCTTGCTAGAAGCCTCCACATTCCCACCTGGGGCAGCATTCCAGGGGGCTCAGACTagtgatgggtggagccagaggcaaaagtgagtggagcagtGGAGGTGACTCTTAACTTTTAGACAGTATACTTAAGTTCCAGCCACTGAATTTCACATATCAGGTTGCGCTAACCAGCCCAGTTTTGCTAGTGGCTGTATTTGTGGCTaacgctaaaccatggtttagcactagGTGGAACAGCATGTtaatgttaaaccatggtttagcactagGTGGAACAGCATGTAGAATTAgaccatggtttagcactatgTGGAAGAGCATGCAAAATTAGACCATTGTTTAGCACTACATGGAAGAGCATGTAAAATTAgaccatggtttagcactatgTGGAAGAGCATGTAAAATTAGACCATAGTTTAGCACTACTCTTTGTAGCCAGGAGGAGGACTTTTGCAGAGCTTAGTTTCACTTTTAAAGAGTCCCAGCTTAGCTTTAATGTTTGAACAAGggatgctgttttttaaaaaacgttttgtaACAAGCCAATGCCAAGCCATGGGATATGAAGCTAGCTTGCTTCACTAACGAGATTTTGTTTTAAACCAAGACTCCTGGTTCAAGCAAAATGCTAACAAGGGATTCTTTCGGAGTGAAACCAAACTCTGCCAAGACCCTCTTCTCGACTGTGCTGAGGGAGGAGAGGGGTGTGGGTGCCTGATACTTTGCTTGGACTCATTCATATAATATTAAACCACGGTTTGGAGCGGCATTCAGCCTTGTCCACATagcattaaactatggtttagtgttttGTGTGAACCGGCCCAGTCTCTGCCGTGAAATTTCAGCCCTCCTGTATTTCAACAGATCCATGATATCTTCCACGTTTTCCCCCAAACCCATGAGGAGGAGATAGAGTTCATCTTTGCCTCCGAGTGCAAAACGGGATTCCGGCATCTGTACAGAATCGCAACCACTTTGAAGGAGAGCAGATACAAGCGCTCGTGCGGACGACTCCCTGCGCCAAGTAACCAGTTTTAAGCATTTTGCCCCCAACTTCTGATGAAACAGAATAAACTGCGTCAGAGAGTTGAGGGTATTCCTCAACTGTTGGGGAaaggccagagctcagtggttagagcatcctctttgcatgtggaagggtccccggttcaatccctgctggcatctccaggaaggttcctggaggtgtttttttaaagtcaggtTAGCATTTTAGTAAGGCAGTGATCCATTAGGCTATAAGTATTCTGCATTTCCACTAGTTGGCTTGcaccacactttttaaaaatggaacaaagtAAGCtgctagtccttatggttctgaagaTAAGCTTGATGTATTGTGGGAAGTATCAGGAGAAATCTCTGTAGCCGAAGACTAAGGATAAGTGTTAGTGCTTCTGCTGTTACCTCCTTGCCCATCCTCCTACTCTGGGAATACAGGAAATTGTCTTATCCTGAGTctggccattggtctatctagctccctattgtctacactgagtggcagcggctctccagggtttcaggcaggagtctttcccagccctacctggagatgctatcaggaattgaacctgggaccgtcagtgtgcaaggcggatgctctgtcactgagccgcTGCCCTTCCCCATAGCTGGCAGAGAACAGGATGCAGATTAAGCAAACGTTTCTATCATTTAGACTGGAGAACTTGACAGGGCAGATTGAAACTGGTTTGTCTCCCTAGTGCTAGCTAAGCAGAGGGCCAGACCTGGACTttccacttagaatcatagaatcgtagagttggaaggggcctataaggccatcaagtccagccccctgatcaatgcaggaatccaaatcaaagctttcccaacagatggctgtccagctgcctcttgaatgcctccagtgtcggagagcccactacctctctaggtaattggttccattgtcataccgctctatcatttaggaggtttttcctgatgttcagtcaaaatctggcttcctgcaacatgagccaATTATTCTGCGCTCTGGGATGGTGGAGAAGaggtcccagccctcctctgtgtggcaacctttcatgtacttgaagagtgctatcatatctcccctcagtcttctcttctccaggcttaacatgcccagttctttccatctctcctcatagggctttgtttccagtccactgatcatcctcattgctctcctctgaaactgttacagtgcagtgtccagaactggatgcagtactcaagttgaggcctaaccagtgccaaatagagtaGAACTAATACATCaggcgatttggaaactatacttctgttaatgcagcctaaaacagcatttgctttttttgcagccacattgcactgttggctcatattcagcttacgatcaacaacaatcccaagatccttgtaAACCCAAGGATCCCAGGTCCCAATCTCAGGCAGTATAAGCCTCTTAGCGAAATGCTCACCGAGGGCAGGGTTGCAGGTGCAGCACAGTGTAAGCAAAGCAAGGTCAAGCACGGAGAATGGGTCTCAGGTGCAAAATGCGTTCCAGAGGCAAGGTCAGGCAGCCATCCAAGGTCAGCGTCACAGGGAGTTCAGGCAAGGTACAACACAGCAAGGGGTTGGGAAAGTAGAATCTGGAGCCGGAGACCTGTGTTATTTCCAGCAAGTAGAAGGTTCAAGAGGGAGGTCTTATATACTGTGGTCTCCTAGACCACAAACTGCAGCTACTGGTAGTAAAGGCATTTCAGGGATTGCTTACTTACAAGCTGTGTGATGACTGTTGGTTGCCTGGACTGGGTCTTTTGGCACCAGCATTCTTGAGGACCAGGGTGTGGCACCATCTCCTCCTCTGACATCTCCAAGGGTTCTGTGGCAGGTCTCAACCCAGAAAGCCCCTCAAGATGATTCTTAGCACTGGTTTCAGGAGACCCTGCCTGTTCCTCAAAGCCCTTGATTTGCGGAGTGCCTGGTGCCAGGTCAGGGCTAGGCACGGCACTCTGCCACTGATACTGCAGAAAACTGTATTACAGAAGTGGGTCCAACCTACAGATGGTCCCATAATTTTGAtcttggtgttttgttttaaggcgATTTCCTGTGTCCTGTCAAAGAGGAGGTACCGATTACCAGTGGGGAATGGGAAGTCCTTGGCCGACATGGATCCAGCGTAAgaccctttttaattttttttatctgtcGAATGCATTCAGGAATTTAAATACATGCttcgctcccccccccaaaaaaggcatgAGCTTAACCTAGGGTTGAGCATCAACTTGTCTGATCAAGGGTGAAACTGTCCCACGTGTACTTTCTGTCTTCAGTTTCTGAATTTACTTTCCACGTGGGCAGTTGGAATTAACTGGGAATTAAATCCAGCCTGGGAACTGTTGACGGTACAAACTTGGGGTCATTTCTGTCTTTCGTTtcgttgtatgtgtgtgtgctttttttatCAGATCCGGGTGGATGAAGCTAAAAAACTGGTATATTTTGAAGGTACGAAGGATTCTCCCTTGGAACACCACTTGTATGTTGTGAGCTACGAGAACCCCGGAGAGGTGAAGCGGCTGACAGAAAGTGGTTTCTCCCACGCCTGCTGCGTCAGTCAGGTACCGGGCCTCCTTTTCGGTGGCTTTGCTCTGCTGTGAATGCCTCAAAAACAGGGAGAGGGGCAAGAGTTTGCGTTTACTGGGGGGCCAGGCCGGCTGCTTTGGAGCCCCCTTTTCCTTATCCTCAAATTAGTTAGGAAGACAGGGAATTGgacttgtatccaatgtagcgctGGGCAAGTagttctgttagcacaaggattttccACCCCCAAGCTGTTCTAGGGTTTCCCCCCGGAGcactggttggcccctgtgagaataggatgctggactaggtgggccattggcctaatccagccagTTCTTCTGTATGTCCTTCCATTTACCATCTCAACCTCAAGCCCTTGTCTGTGGTATGACGTCATGCAGGGGTATTCTGAGCAGAACATGGAGCGCTGTAGAGTGTCCAAAGAGCTCTGTTGTCATATTTCCTGTATCGGAAGGAGGTCAGgctcccagctagggatgggaagatctgccagttttgcttctctcagttcctcatttttccaatgttaaattcagttatctACGTTTCTACAGTGTTCTGTGATAATTTTtttacatcctcatgaaaattctcaaccattttagtgtgaatttctccaaataaacacatttttggaggcagttttgacaaaggcacattgttgcaagccattcctcatcatttcatgcctttttgcctgttattttcactcacttattcatttttatgcacgctttcccctaatatatgcatttttgtaaatgttgttcagttggtgaactgcatctcaacattctaataaatgcgaattttgaaggattcagaaattgcaaatttgataaattctgcttgaaatgcgaactgaatcgaaattctcacccatccctgctccCAGCTTTAATCTGGTACCTGAGAGATGCTTTGGAGGGTTGTAGGCTTATGAGCCCAAGTCAGTTCACAGGCAGTGACTGTTTCTCCTCCTGTTCCCAGAACTGCGACATGGTGATTTGCAAATTCAGCAACCAGAAGAACCCGCATCAGGTGTCTCTCTACAAGCTAACTGGCCTCGATGATGATTTTGCCAACAGGTCAAAGGAATTCTGGGCCACCATTTTAGATTCTGCAGGTATTTCAGGTTGGGTGCACAGCTTTTCAGAGGCAAAAGGACATTTCATGCAAGAGCCAAGGTCTTTGTAACAGGATTGATGGTTCTTGGAGGCTTGACTTCTTGAACACTGATTGCTTTCATTAGCTGACAAACTTGCTTTGCAACAACCTAAACTGTTTCTACAAACTGCAAAGAAAAGAGCAGGAAAAACCCATTTGTTTTCGCTTTTCATAATACTCAGTGGAAGTTAAATAAAAAGATGTCCTAGGCCTCTCCCTGTGTCAGTCCCAAACCGTTCCCCTTAAAGACACAACACACAGTTTCCACACCTCTGCCTGCGAGGCTGTTTTCTCGTTGGCATTTTAGGTCAGCTATCCTCTGTGAAGCtgttcctgatttgtttgtttcttttacaAATTGCTCCCTGGGAAGCCTCTCAAGGTGATTTCACAATACCCCTTGTGTGAGTAACCCACTTGAAAACTGGTGGAACTGTGTAaggcggggtggggaaccttttttagccaggtggccacattcccttgtggacagCCTTCGGGGGAGGGGGGCATATGCCGGTG encodes the following:
- the DPP8 gene encoding dipeptidyl peptidase 8 isoform X1, with protein sequence MAAAMETEQSGLEIFETAERRENAAPGERAKLEPYYVERYSWSHLKKLLADTRKYHGCLMAKAPHDFTFVKRNDPEGPHSDRVYYLAMSGENRENTLFYSEIPKTVNKAAVLMLSWKPLLDLFQASLDYGMYSREEELLRERKRIGTIGIASYDYHQESGTFLFQAGSGIYHVKDGGPHGFTKQPLRPNLVETSCPNIRMDPKLCPADPNWIAFIHSNDIWISSLATKEERRVTFVHKEFANIEEDPKSAGVATFVLQEEFDRYTGYWWCPDAETTVDGGKILRILYEENDESEVEIIHVASPMLETRRTDSFRYPKTGTANPKVTFKLSEITINADGRISDVVDKELVQPFEILFEGVEYIARAGWTREGKFAWAIFLDRSQTRLQIVLLPSALFIPVEEDAMERQKLLDAVPDSVTPLIIYEETTDIWINIHDIFHVFPQTHEEEIEFIFASECKTGFRHLYRIATTLKESRYKRSCGRLPAPSDFLCPVKEEVPITSGEWEVLGRHGSSIRVDEAKKLVYFEGTKDSPLEHHLYVVSYENPGEVKRLTESGFSHACCVSQNCDMVICKFSNQKNPHQVSLYKLTGLDDDFANRSKEFWATILDSAGPLPDYVPPEIFSFESSSGFFLYGMMYKPHDLQLGKKYPTVLFIYGGPQVQLVNNCFKGVKYFRLNTLASLGYVVVVIDNRGSCHRGLKFEGAFKYKMGQIEISDQVEGLQYLASRYDFIDLDRVGIHGWSYGGYLSLMALLQKPEIFKVAVAGAPVTLWLFYDTGYTEHYMGHPDNNEQGYYLGSVAMQADKFPSEPNRLLLLHGFLDENVHFAHTSILLSFLVRAGKPYDLQIYPQERHSIRVPESGEHYELHLLYYLQENLGSRMAMLKAGQ
- the DPP8 gene encoding dipeptidyl peptidase 8 isoform X2 — translated: MAAAMETEQSGLEIFETAERRENAAPGERAKLEPYYVERYSWSHLKKLLADTRKYHGCLMAKAPHDFTFVKRNDPEGPHSDRVYYLAMSGENRENTLFYSEIPKTVNKAAVLMLSWKPLLDLFQASLDYGMYSREEELLRERKRIGTIGIASYDYHQESGTFLFQAGSGIYHVKDGGPHGFTKQPLRPNLVETSCPNIRMDPKLCPADPNWIAFIHSNDIWISSLATKEERRVTFVHKEFANIEEDPKSAGVATFVLQEEFDRYTGYWWCPDAETTVDGGKILRILYEENDESEVEIIHVASPMLETRRTDSFRYPKTGTANPKVTFKLSEITINADGRISDVVDKELVQPFEILFEGVEYIARAGWTREGKFAWAIFLDRSQTRLQIVLLPSALFIPVEEDAMERQKLLDAVPDSVTPLIIYEETTDIWINIHDIFHVFPQTHEEEIEFIFASECKTGFRHLYRIATTLKESRYKRSCGRLPAPSDFLCPVKEEVPITSGEWEVLGRHGSSIRVDEAKKLVYFEGTKDSPLEHHLYVVSYENPGEVKRLTESGFSHACCVSQNCDMVICKFSNQKNPHQVSLYKLTGLDDDFANRSKEFWATILDSAGPLPDYVPPEIFSFESSSGFFLYGMMYKPHDLQLGKKYPTVLFIYGGPQVAVAGAPVTLWLFYDTGYTEHYMGHPDNNEQGYYLGSVAMQADKFPSEPNRLLLLHGFLDENVHFAHTSILLSFLVRAGKPYDLQIYPQERHSIRVPESGEHYELHLLYYLQENLGSRMAMLKAGQ